Proteins co-encoded in one Manis pentadactyla isolate mManPen7 chromosome 17, mManPen7.hap1, whole genome shotgun sequence genomic window:
- the MLNR gene encoding LOW QUALITY PROTEIN: motilin receptor (The sequence of the model RefSeq protein was modified relative to this genomic sequence to represent the inferred CDS: inserted 4 bases in 3 codons), whose protein sequence is MSEPRGAPSAAEAHIPRGGMGSPWNRSDGADGALLPCDERRCSPFPLGALVPVTAVCLGLFAVGVSGNVVTVLLIGRYRDMRTTTNLYLGSMAVSDLLILLGLPLDLYRLWRSRPWVFGQLLCRLSLYAGEGGTYATLLHVTAXGVERFLAVCRPLRARVLVTRRRARARIAGLWAVALLSAGPFFFMVGVEQDPDVSAALDPNGTAQLALPRLALPLGASRPPPLPPQSGPEAARFSRKCQQSPAQLSTLRIMLWVTTAYFFLPLLCLSGLIGQELWSSRGPLRGPAASGREKGHRQTVRVLLVVVLAFIVCWLPFHVGRIIYINTEDSQMMHFSQYFNVVALQLFXSASINPILYNLISKKYRAAAWKLLLGQRPRQRLLXRSGGIEGDPGRGTAIYTGNSTNRQTAGKRVACSHTSGTSGKTVL, encoded by the exons ATGAGCGAGCCTCGCGGCGCGCCCAGCGCTGCGGAGGCGCACATTCCCCGCGGGGGCATGGGCAGCCCCTGGAACCGCAGCGACGGCGCGGACGGCGCGCTGCTGCCGTGTGACGAGCGCCGCTGCTCGCCCTTCCCCCTGGGGGCTCTGGTGCCCGTGACCGCCGTTTGCCTGGGCCTGTTCGCCGTCGGGGTGAGCGGCAACGTGGTGACGGTGCTGCTGATTGGGCGCTACCGGGACATGCGGACCACCACCAACTTGTACCTGGGCAGCATGGCCGTGTCCGACCTGCTCATCCTGCTCGGGCTCCCCCTCGACCTGTACCGTCTCTGGCGCTCGCGGCCCTGGGTGTTCGGGCAGCTGCTCTGCCGCCTGTCGCTGTACGCGGGCGAGGGCGGCACGTACGCCACGCTGCTGCACGTGACGG TCGGCGTCGAGCGCTTCCTCGCCGTCTGCCGCCCGCTGCGTGCCCGCGTGCTCGTCACCCGACGCCGCGCCCGCGCGCGCATCGCCGGGCTCTGGGCTGTGGCTTTGCTCTCCGCTGGGCCCTTCTTCTTTATGGTGGGCGTCGAGCAGGACCCCGACGTCAGTGCGGCCCTGGACCCTAACGGCACCGCGCAGCTCGCCCTTCCCCGCCTCGCCTTGCCGCTCGGGGCCTCGCGGCCACCACCGCTGCCCCCGCAGTCGGGACCCGAGGCGGCGCGGTTCAGCCGCAAGTGTCAGCAGAGCCCGGCACAGCTGAGCACGCTGCGCATCATGCTGTGGGTCACCACCGCCTACTTCTTCCTGCCCCTCCTGTGCCTCAGCGGGCTCATCGGGCAGGAGCTGTGGAGTAGCCGGGGGCCGCTGCGAGGCCCGGCCGCCTCGGGGCGGGAGAAGGGCCACCGGCAGACCGTCCGTGTCCTGC TGGTGGTGGTTCTGGCGTTTATAGTTTGCTGGTTGCCTTTCCACGTTGGCAGGATCATTTACATAAATACCGAAGATTCCCAGATGATGCACTTCTCTCAGTACTTTAACGTTGTTGCTCTGCAACTTT TGAGTGCGTCCATCAACCCAATCCTCTACAACCTCATTTCAAAGAAGTACAGAGCAGCGGCCTGGAAACTGCTGCTGGGCCAACGGCCCAGACAGAGGCTTCT CAGAAGCGGGGGCATTGAGGGGGACCCCGGAAGAGGCACAGCCATCTACACCGGGAACAGCACTAACAGACAGACAGCAGGGAAGCGGGTTGCCTGCTCCCACACTTCTGGGACTTCAGGGAAAACAGTTCTGTAG